Genomic segment of Dromiciops gliroides isolate mDroGli1 chromosome 3, mDroGli1.pri, whole genome shotgun sequence:
gactccaggcctgtgctctattcactgtaccaactGCAGGAGGTAGTGAAGGACCCTGAAggtcaggctaaggagtttgaattttatttagtcaatgatagggagccactgaaaggtTCAAGTGAGGAGTGACTTACCCACCTCTGTGAAGGAGCAGAGGCAGAAAGGCCTGTTGTGGGGCTGTTGGGATGCTGGCGGGCAGTAACAAGGATGGCTAAACTGGTCATGGCCATGTGAATAGGGAAGAGGGAATGAGTTCATGTCCCAGGTGTAGAAACGCTGAGAAAACTGGGCGAGCCCCCATTTCTGCCAGGCTTCACTGTCCCACTTTCTCTCGACATTATAACTGGAGAGAATAGCGGAAATAGGGGCTACCAGGAGGGGTGAACCTGCTTTTCCTACTTCCCTTCCTCGCTCCATACCTTCATGGCTCGGTAGATCCACTCCTGGTATTCTCCAACTTTCGTGTAAACCCCAGGCTTGTGGGCAAGGGCACAGCCTGTCCCCCAACTCACAATCCCGCACAGCCTCCACCGGGGAGTCCTGGAGATAGAATCCTCACACACAAAAGGGCCCCCGCTGTCTCCCTGCAGATGAACAGAGACAAGACTGGAGGGGCAGGACCCCTGGGTTCTTTTAGGGGAAACAAAGGACTGGCACAATGATAAATGTCTCCaaatgccttttccttctcccaaccTAGCTAGTGTCTCCCATCATCTGAAGTCATTTAGATTCACCTTGCTTAGCTCTGACCCAAAAAAAGGGTCAGTTTTGGACAAGGGATGTCCAGCCCTGCCCTATGCCCAATTTAAAACTTGACAAAGGCTTTGGGATGCTTATTGATGCTAATGAATGAGTAATGTGTGGGTGGATGGGGTGGGAGGACGTGGGGCTGGGGAGGAAGGTCAGTTAGTTGGGCCTGAGGAATAAGCCACTTGGGTTTAGGAGATATCCCTGGAATAGTTCCCCACCTGGCAGGCATCGATGCCCCCCTCAGTGTATCCAGCACAGAACATTTTGGGTTTGATCTGGTTCCCATAGAAATCAGGGCTATTGCAGACTGTGTTGCTGATGATGGGGACTCGTGCCTCCTGCAGCATATTCGCCTGTTTCCCTGcggggatggggaaggggtggggaggagagggtcTGTGAGAGATGCGGCTGCTCCAGCACCCTTCCTGAGGAACCCTGTGAGTAGGGAGCTTCTTCCTACTCTTCAAGGACAGTGGGCCTACCCTGCCCACCCACTTTGATCCTACTCTGAGGAGGAGAGCCTACTCAGGGATTTACTTACCATAATACTGAGTGTTTCCCCAGCCTGTTACTGTGCAAATCTTCCCATCTATCAAGGCCTGACCGGCAGCTGGGAGGCAGACAGGCTGGATGTATTCTGTGGAGGGAAGAGCCAACCCAGCCAGTGTTCTTCAGCCTCGCTAGAGTCAGGCATCTCGTCCCCAAACACCCATCACCACATTTCTCCAGGATGCAAATGTctggttttttcccctctgccCTTCCAAAGCCCAAGTTGTTCTCCCAGGACCCAGTGACTCAGCTCACCGGTGAGGGGCAGGGAACCGGAAAGGTGGACCAAAGCAATATCATTACTGTTCTCTTCGCTGTTGGGGTCCCGAAAAGGGAGGTAGCCTCCATGGTACACCACGGCCTGGACCCCAAGCTGGAGTCCCTGGGTGGATGCCTGGGCCACAGCACCTGCAAACACCCTCCACCGTGACACCACCCGATTCCGCCTAGTGCAAGAAAAAGTGCAATAGTTTCCTCTACACTCCATCAGTTTGTCTTTGAACTATCTTAGAAATTTTGTGTGTATCTTAGGAGAGCTGTGCCCCACTCAGAACACCACTTGGGCTCTGAGTGAAGGCTTGGGGCAGTGACAAGGATTCTGTAGTTCCTACCTCCCCTCTTTTGCCCATGTTCTGCCACCTCCCCTGACATTTGGCACCTCTTCCTCCTGACAGACCCAGGCTCCACAGGGAGGACACTCACTCAGGGAAGCAATGGGCAGCAGTCAATACCCAGTCTCCAGACAGCAGGGAGCCCCCACACAGGTGTGCCCCATCATAGCGCAGACTGACCTGCCATGGCCAGCGGCCCAGGCTGGCATCTTGGCCTCCAACGATACGGTCTACAGGCAGCTTCCTCCGGCCACAATCTAGGGACAGACATGTTCAGGCCACATCCCAGACTCTGAACCCCTGGGAAAAGGAACACGGCCCCCACCCTCAGGCAGTTCCTGGTCTAAGGGAGCAGATGAAgcctttgctctcaaggaacccTGACCTCAGGAGAGTCCACAGCCTGGAGTGACTTTAgagaagccatttaacctctctctgcctcagtttccttatttgtgggGAGGTTGGACTATAAGACCTGCTTCCGGCTCTAATAATCTGGGGTGGGGAGACACAGTCCATATCCTCAGGGAGTTCTTGTCACCCACCAAGTGGAAATGCCCTTTGTGATGTTCAGAGAATCATAATCAGATAAGTGTTATTTAGCTCTGAACTGATTTTGGAGGGACAGGAGATTGGTGAAAAGGATCTGGAATGTTTATTTGGAAGGAGGAAAATAGCCTGTGGCAGAGATTagaaagaagtgggggggggatATTGGGGGGAGGTCTACAAGAGGCTGAGGCCTTCCTCCAAGGCAACAATTTGTTGTCTCCCTCCAAAAAGACCAGTCCCTAGTTCTGCACAAAGAGGGAACTTAGTTAATGGTGTGGGTGGGGGAGGTCTGTGAGAAAGGACACTTACCTTGGCAGAGAGTAGCTAGGAAGAAGCCCCTGGGACAGTCACTGTCAGAGAAAGAGGGGGGCTGGTGAAGGGGGAAGGGATAAGGGACTTGTGTCCATCCTTATTGTCTCTTAATGTTGCCCACCAGACCTGGCCCCCTCTCTCACATCTCCTTTGTCCATCCTAAAGATCCAGGGAATTATAGACATCCTGTGTGTACTCTGTACACATTCATTCAGATAACACTATGGTTTATGCATTATATGTCTGGGTGTGAATGTATATTTACAtttcatttcaataaatattgattaagcatctGGTGTGAACCGGCCTATGAACTAGTCAGTCACTGAGGGCGTGATTCAGAGATGAATGAGAAGTAGTCCTTGTTGTCAAGAAGATTATAGTCTAGTagaggaaagacagaaggaaggctCATTTCCTCACAGGCAGAGATCTGGGTGGGCAGGAAGGAAAGGCATGCCAGGCAGAGGGAACAGCCTGAGCAAAGGGACGGActtgggaaaaaatgagagtgagtTTAGGGAATGAGTTTAGTCCAGTTGGGCTGCAGCATAAGGTACACCACAGGGATCGACAGTGAGGGAGGCTGGCAATGAAGACAGAAAGCAAAGGGCTCACGTGGGGGAAGCAAAGAATGAAAACTTGGGCGAAGCaatggaaaagaaaggatggAGACAAGAGACATCATAGAGGTGGAATTGATGGGACTGGGCCGGTAATTGATGGGGGGCGGCACATGAGGGGCAAAGGTGTTAAAAAGGATTTTGAGATTTTTGACCCCAGGTACTAGGGAAGATGCTgacaaaaatggggaaattagGGGGAGAAGATGGTTATCTTGGATGTGGATTATACTTTGGGGGACATCCAAGTGGAATCACTAATCCAGTAGGTCATAATAgatttagaagagaccttaaaaaaaaacaccaaactttggggcagctaggtggcacagtggataaagcactggccctggattcaggaggacctgagttcaaatttagcctctgacacttgacacttactaaaccttgtgcaagtcacttaaccctcattgccccgacaaaaaaaaaaagaagggaccttaaagaccagTGAGTCTAacctcttctttttacagatgaagaaactgaggcaaacagaggttaagtgaactgctcagggccatacagctagtaaatgtccaaagcTGGATTTCAGGACTGGAGTGGAGGAGAGGGGTCAGAGTTGATATTAAGAAGTCTGGGTTCTCCTCTTGGCTTTTCCACTTTGGACTTATCCAGtgtcctcatccgtaaaatgagaacAACCCCAGCTGATCACCAAGGATGCTTCTAGCTCTGAGTCCTACAATGTTTTGTTTAGAAGGGAAAGTCAAAGGGATGGGGCGGGGAGATGAGATATCAGGGCGACACTGCAGAAAAATAAGAACTGACAGCTATGGGAGCTCACTGCTTTCCTTGTCCAGGCCCTATTATTTTGTCAGCAGAGGGAGCTCCCTGGGAGAAAACTCCTTCTTTTAGGAGATAGCAACTGCTCTGCAACCTAATGTCATTAGAAGGATGCCGGGGGCATGGGGAGGTCCAGTAGATGTCAGACACAGGACTTCAGCCCAGGTCAGCTTTCCGTCTGCTTTGCTATATGATTCCTTTCAAGTAATTAgggccctggacttggaatcaggaagacccaagtttgaatccaacctgagacatttacactggctgtgtaacccaTGGCGAATCATGTAAGCTCTATCTggcttggtttcttcatctgtgaaatggggggggaggggtaaaagcccctacctcccaggggtatTATGAGGGTCAATGAGACAatattcaaagtgctttataaattcacCTTGTTATGAAGATGATGGAGGAAGAAACCAGAGAGGGAGCAGTCAGGAGGAACAAGAATACAAGTCTGTTTGCCTAACTTTGTCTGCAAGCTTTGGTTTCAGTGGGCCTGTATGTTGGTAGCTGTGTCTGTGCACACATCTGTGTCTTCGTGAGCATCTCTTCTTCTGTGTGGGTCTGTGTATCTGTGCTTCTTTTGAGTCTGCTGGGTGCCACCCACCATGGGCTCCACCCACCACGGGTTCTTGTTGTATATAGTCCTTGCCCTTCCCTGTTTAGCTTCTCCTCGACCCATGCCCTTACCATATCGAGATGACCTCTGACAGCCTTCGAGCATAGGGTAGCCTCTCTTCATCCACACAAAAGTAGCCAGATGTGCCATTTGTCCCAAACAGCCGGACATCCAGCTCTGAGTGGGTCAGGGACCTATGAGGCAGAGGGGTCGGGAACAGCAGACCAGTTCTCCCCTGGCCTTGGTCTCTTCCCCTCATGATTCCCACCCCTACTCAATGATACCTGATGAAGCCCATCTCCTCACAACTCAGACTTGCCACCCTGGAATTGACTCTGGAGGAGCAGAGCAGCCGCCACGTCCCCTCTGTTCCATCAAACACCGTAAGCCGCAGGTCTGTCGGACTCACCTGTACTgtaggggcagggggtggggggaagggcaaGAGGCCTGGGGATTAGAGGGGCTAGTGGATTCTCTGGGTAGTGCTGACTCAGCAAGCACAAGCCGGCACCCTAACAGCCACCACAGACTGAAGAAAAGGTTGCCGAAACTCCTTGAATGAGCTGCCATAGAGCATCCACAGCCCTGCCCTGGGCaacctgtctgaggctggaagcAGAGCCTGGGCCCTACAGCGCTGAGGGCTCTGCCAATGCAGGACTGGCTTTTGCCTGGCAGGCATGTTTTCTGAATTGCTGGACATTCTGAAGAAGCAAGTGTAGTAGAAACAGAATGATTTAACgggagaggacctgggttcaaatcccagtcctACCACTTTCTACCTGGATGACCATAGGAAAgtcattcccttctctgggcctccgtttcctcttctgttaaatcaCTGAACTAGTTGACCTCGAAAGGTCCTTTGAGCTATAAATCTGCCTCATCAGGGGAAAACTATCTCACCCTTatcctatttgtttgtttgtttggggttttttttggcgggacaatgagggttaagtgacttgcccagggtcacacagctagtaagtgtcaagtgtctgaggtcgtatttgaactcaggtcctcacaaatccagggccggtgctttatctactgcgccacctagctgcccctcaccctcaTCCTATTGGTGTGTCTGGGAGAACACATATCTAAGGGAAATTTGAAATATatgctgtgctttttttttttaacaaaaagtcTACAAAGTCATTTTCTTAGTTTAAGAATAACAACTAcacgggagcagctaggtggcgcagtggataactcactggccctggattcaggaggacctgagttcaaatccaccctcggacacttgacacttactagctgtgtgaccctgggcaagtcacttaaccctcattgccccgcaaaaaaaaaaaatatttacaagaatAACAACTACATTATGGATAACTTGCTGGGCTTTACAAAAATTGTTATTTGCAGTAGTTAAGAAAgtaaaggcagttaggtggcacagtggatggagcattgggcccagagagttcaaattcagtctcagactagctgtgtgaccttgggcaagtcacttcacctctgtttgccttaagccactggagaaggaaatggcaaaccactccagtatctttgccaaaaaaaacccatggaaGAAACCATTGGCCCGCTGTGGTCCACAGTGTCTCAAAGAGTTGAATGTGACTGAGCAACAGCAACAGGAATGTGAAGGTTTAGAAAAACTGGGGCAAGCGTTttgtcattttacattttttaatgtcCTCAAACAATTATTCTCTTCTTCAACCCCAAGGCCTTCATCTCTCTCTATTCAGTTCAGATGTAtgatctcatcagaattggtcgCTAACTCCCAACAATGAAAGGTCTTTTACCAGTGCATTTAGCATCTGATCTGCTTAGACAAGTTGCCTGGGGCAttaaggggttaaatgactcacatacacacacacacacacacacacacacacgggcagcaaatggtctagtggatagagtgctggtcctgcaggcctcagacacttcctagctgtgtgaccttggtcaagtcacttgaccctatttgcctcagtttcttcatttgtaaaatgagcaccactccagtagctttgccaagaaaaccccaaagggggtcatgaagagttgaaaatgactgaacaagggggcagctaggtggtgcagtggataaagcaccggccctggattcaggagtacctgagttcaaatccggcctcagacacttgacacttactagctgtgtgaccctgggcaagtcacttaacccccattgctccacaaaaaataaaagaaaaagaaaatgactgaacaacagcaatgggtcacagttaatatgtgtcagaggcaggattccattcctaggtcttcctgactcacagGCCAGCCCTCTCTCCAGCATACTGGGGTCTCTTTCTATCACtctcttcatttattttgaaTTAGATTTGGTCCAAATCCCTCAGCGTGGTCTATATTTCAAGGTCCTTGCTTGTCTTCCTCCTCCCATTGTGGTGTTGCAGCAGGCCGAAGCTCGGGGCTCATGCACCTCTTCAGAAGGCCCAGCCTGGCCTCTGACTTCCCTCATGcgctttcttccttctctgcacCCCATCAGGACACTTAGACTAAGATTTCACTTGGACTTGAGAGAATGGCTCTTACAGGAGAAAGGACATAGGACTTAAGGGTCAGAAGACTCAAGGGCCCAATCACTTGGAGCCGAAATTTCCTCCCCTGTgaaacaggtgtgtgtgtgtgtgtatgtgaaccCTGcagtgcagtggccctggattcagaagtacttgagttcaaatatggcctcagacacttgacactagctatgtgaccttgggcaagtcatttaaccctcattgccccaccaaaacaaaacaaaaaaaaacacaaaaaaaaccccatgataCAAATCtaggggggggggcggtattACCATTGTCTTCTATGACTTCCTAAGTGTTCTCTAGTCATTCTGTGGCTCCTTGACACAGGAGTAACCTGACTTTCTAGCTGTAGCTCTAGTCTCCCTCAGGGGAACTGGGTTGATGTTGCTGACTGACTGATAGTGAGATTCTaagaactggggtgggggggcctaAGTGGGGGCCAACAGGGTGGGCAGAGAGTAGAAGGAAGTCTATGGGTATACTCACCCGGGTATAGCACTTCCTGGTCACTCCTCAGCAGCACAGTCACTGTGGAAAgaacagagatgaggaaagggctggggatgggatggggagCAGTGGGGTAAGGTATGGTGAAGTAAGGGGCATGGGGGCGGGGCATCTGTTTCTCACCAATAGCCCAAGAAGCTGCTCCAATCCCTGCCAGGAGCAGGACGCCCCCTGCGATGACCGCCACAATCTTGGGCAGAGACCAACACTGAACCTTTTGGCCACCTACAAGCAAATATAGGCTGTGTGCACTGTTCATTGCTCCCTCATTCCACAATCTGGCTCTGAGACCTCAGGATTTCCCCTCTGCTGTTTTCCAGTCAATTGCCCCTCCTGAGAACCAGGACCCTCTCCTGAGCCCTTCCTTCCTCAGCCAGTCCTGGGCTGGGGGCCAGACCCAGTGGCCACACCTCACCTCACCCGGCTCTGACTGGCCTTACTCCATCtctccaccctcctcctcctcctctttaccTCCCCCCAACACATGTCCTGTTTCCAACGGGCTCCCAAGGGCCTTGGGAAAGTGGTTGGGTCAGTTTCCCTGAGTAGCTGGCAAACTCCTCATGCGATCTAGGAACCCAGGGGCCCTTTTAGGAAGCCCTCAGCTCTTCCCCATTTGTTTCCAGGCTCTGGGTGTCTTGCTTGTTCTACTTCCCACCTTCCTTGggatggggggcggggaaggatGGATTTGGCAAGCCTGGTGCTCGGTGTATGTGGAAGAGGGGATCATCAGGGGTGTCACCGGCACGAGCTATCTCCACACTCTTTTCCCTGGCATTCCAAGGATTTGTTGTCGTCCAGAGATTTTGACATTGGGTTCGTCCTATATCATGTCTCAAGGTTTTCTCTTGGTCAGGCCTGTGGAAGCCTCCCCAACCTGGCTCCCTCGGGCTTTCTAGTGCAGCCTGTCCTGGAGTGGGAGTTCTAGGAGTCAGTGACCTTTGGTCCTTGGCCTTATACCCCTGGCTCCTTTGCTGCTGTTTGCCCTCATGCTGGATCACCCTGTTCTCTATTTCCAAGCCAGAGGGGCAGAAATCTTTATCCCCAAGCAGGAACCAAGCTCTGTATTAGGATTCAAAACCTCACCAAGAGCCTGTCCACTCACCCAGATGGTATTTGCCTAGGTCTGGGTGAGGAAAGTGGCAATGTCCCTCTCCTCCCTGGATGGGATAAGCATTCTGGGTATTCCTTGGGATGGGTCCAGTTTTCTCCCCCTGGTGGTCATATGTGTCGATGGCAGGACAGTGGCTAGGCCTCCAATAGCTCCTTTCCCGACCCCCCTTCCAGAGAATCCTAGACTCTCAGAAGTGGATGTGACCTTAGAAGTCACCACCCAGGAATCCCCCTTTATTTCCAACTTTCCAAATCTCCAGTCAAATTGTTCcgattgtttttttcttgtatttggatCTGATTTAATATAGACTTGGTATGAATAAGATACAAAGTATTTTTCAGACCgttatggggcaactaggtggtgaagtagatagggtacggggcctggagtcaggaagacctgagttcagattcagcctcaggcacttactagctgtgtgaccctgggcaagtcacttaaccctgtttgcctcagtttcctcatcagtaaaacgaactagagaagaaaatgacaagacactccagtatctttgccaagaagatgccaaatggggtcccaaagaatcagacacgactgaaaacaacaaaggcactatataaatgctggctgataTTACTTGAGAACACTTCTTTGCAGAGATTAGATTCTTGCTTCCAACCTTTTTCACTTTCcacaagcatcttttttttttttttttactgttgccacataCCCTAAAAGCTGGAGAGTTGGTGGTCAGCACTTTGTCCAaagtccccttctttccttcaaaggCAGCGATAAAGGCTTCCCCCTTGCCTCACAGTTCTCGAGGACCTTCTTATAGGCCATCAGCCCTCATTCTACCCCAGCCCAGACTCAGTGCTCCATTCAAGCTCCCCTGCTACTTGTCCCTAACACCCCTTTGTCTGTTCTGGCCTCTgtgtttcttcatattttcttacCTGTTATTCTCCCTTTCCAAACCAGCCCATGAACTATCAGGAACTACTTattcaggaagccttcctcagTTTAACTCCACCCAGCTCCTAAATACAGATATGTGAACTTATTTTTGTATTCTTGTATGCATTTGTATTTTTGGTTTCTTCCTGTGTCCCTGCCCATTTGTATGGAAGCAAGGCAAGGGTCAAGACCTTGTTTCTTCCATCAAATAGGAAACTCTGTGAATGCTGGGGCCATACGCTTTCTCAGTCAGAGAAGGGCTCTTTTACAAGTGACAAGTATCTCCACTTTTGTCTATTCTCACCTTCCCCCCAACCTCAATAGTTTTGTGCACTGAATTCTCATCCCCTAGTTAATTcactttacttatttatttatctatttatttttgcagggcaatgagggttaagtgacttgcccagggtcacacagctagttaagtgttaagtgtctgaggtcagatttgaactcaggtcctcctgaatcccgggccaatgctttatccactgcgccacctagctgccccctagttaatCCACTTTAACTAGGAAATAGCAACTAGGTGATGCCTTAGATaaaagtgccagtcctggagtcaggaagacctgagttcaaatctgacctcagacactcataagttgtgtgaccccaggcaagtcacttcaccctgtttgcctcagtttcctcatctgtcaaatgagccagggaagaaaatggcaaaccactccagtatctttgccaagaaaaccccaaatggagccacatagagtcagacacggACATGACTGAAAGTTATTAAataatgactgaagaacaataacAATCTGGGAGATAGTTTGGAAATTCAAACTTAGAAGGTCTGTGGCCTCTAAATGGGGGgacggggaggggagaggaagaagaagatgctGGTCTTAACCCTGGTTTTGGTGCCTCTGAGcgttctccctccattccccaaCCCCTGCCTATCCAAGGCATCTGCTGTTGTCCCGTGTTGGGCAGGAAGTTAAGAGAattggggttgggggcagctaggtggcacagtggataaagcaccggccctggattcaggaggacctgagttcaaatctggcctcagacacttgacactaactagctgtgtgaccttgggcaagtcacttaaccttcattgccccgcaaaaccaaaaaaaaaaaaaaaagagagagagagaattggggttGAGGCAGTGATTGGATCCCAGTTCATGGTCCCAaatccctgggcctcaatttcctcatatataaaatgaagagactggggCAGATAAGCTCCAAGGGCCCTTCCCCTTCTATGTCTTGGGACCTCTCTTATCCTAAGGTCTGCTCCCTGACCTCCCACACTGAGTAGTTGTCACTGCAGCTGTTTCTCTTGAGCCCTCTGTCTCGACAACacattttccccctcctctcagTCATTCAGGCTGAGGTGGCAGGCAAGCCAAGCGATGGAAATCCCTCCTCCAGAAGTGGTGGAAAATGAGGAATGGCTAGGAATTTGAGACTTGGGCTTTTTGTGGTCAAGGGCTTCAGGGGAGAATTTTCACCTCTCAGATTCTGGGCTTGAACGGTTGTTAGCATTCGAGATTAAAGAGATATAAAGTAATTGTGGAGAAATCCCTTATTCCTTGGGGTAGAGGGTGGAAAGTAGCCATAGAGGGCAGcagcaaatggggaaactgaggcacagagcagggATATTGAGAGGAATAAGAGACGGATTGTGTAAGAACTTAATGGATGACTGATTAATGGTTAATCTGGCAAGGAGCTGGAGGTaggtttggggggaaatggggagcAGGATGAGATGGGTAGAGTGAGGAAACGATGAGAAGGAGGTGGGTGCTGGAGTGAAAGACAGGTTCTAATGGTAAGAGAGTGAGATTGAGAGATTTGGAGGGGAAAAACAAGagatggaaaaagggaaaggggggagaatCCTAGGgtgagaggggggaaaggggcaTAAATTAGGGAAGACACTTACTCTCCTTCTCAGCCATGTCACCACCTCCAGTTAATGATTCCCCCAGTGAACAGTGCTGGCTGTGGCCGTAGGGCCTCCCCCCCTTGGGGAGAGAGCCAAACGAGACCTGTGGGGGAGACATAAAATGGAGCGGGTAGGCCTAGAACCTCCTTGGTACCCAGAGACCCCCAGTTCTCTTGagtccacccccctccccacagtACCTTTCCAGACCCAGGTATGGATGCCCAGCTAGAGGACTGagctcccctccctcagggccaACGTGAAGGGCTGGGCCTCTTGCCCAGAGCATGCCGTGATCACGGGCTGGCCAGCCTGCCAGCTCAGAGGATCAAGGACACAGGCAGGGGAATCGACCAGGGAGACAAGGCACCAGGGTCCGAGGT
This window contains:
- the HPN gene encoding serine protease hepsin, yielding MAEKESGQKVQCWSLPKIVAVIAGGVLLLAGIGAASWAIVTVLLRSDQEVLYPVQVSPTDLRLTVFDGTEGTWRLLCSSRVNSRVASLSCEEMGFIRSLTHSELDVRLFGTNGTSGYFCVDEERLPYARRLSEVISICDCPRGFFLATLCQDCGRRKLPVDRIVGGQDASLGRWPWQVSLRYDGAHLCGGSLLSGDWVLTAAHCFPERNRVVSRWRVFAGAVAQASTQGLQLGVQAVVYHGGYLPFRDPNSEENSNDIALVHLSGSLPLTEYIQPVCLPAAGQALIDGKICTVTGWGNTQYYGKQANMLQEARVPIISNTVCNSPDFYGNQIKPKMFCAGYTEGGIDACQGDSGGPFVCEDSISRTPRWRLCGIVSWGTGCALAHKPGVYTKVGEYQEWIYRAMKTHSEDSGMVTQL